GGCAGTCATCTCAAACCGGAATTTGATGCAGCAACTTTTCAAAAAACTTCCATTGGCGCATATTTCTACGTTTGGAGGACATCCGGTGTCTTGCGCTGCCGGACTTGCAGGATTAAATTTTCTTCTATCAAATCAGCTGGTTGAAAAAGTTGAAGAACTTGGGCGCTGTTTTGAATCGCTGCTTGACCGTTCAAAATGGAAGGCAATTCGCAGGGCCGGCTTATTTATGGCTCTTGATTTTCAAAGTAAAACAGAACTCTTTCATGCGATTGGTCAACTCTACCGGCACAGGATTCTGGCCGAAGGATTTTTATTTTCTCCATGCAGCCTGAGAGTAGCCCCACCTTTGTGCATTTCCGAAAAAGAACTTGCAGAAGTTGCCGAAAAAATCAACAATTTACCTTCCTAAGCAGAACCGGGGACGGTATTCATCTAAGAAGTAATTCTCCAGGTTTAAAAATACCCGCTTGATTAATGAGAGCAGTACGAACAACTGTTAGTTCATTTTAGAATATTCATAAAATGCATGATGAGCATCAGACGTTTCGACTTTTCGTCCTTTAGACATTTCGACCTTTCGTCCTTTCGACTTTTCGACGTTTCGACTTTTCGTCCTTTCGACCTTTCGACTTTTCGACGTTTCGTCCTTTAGACGTTTCGACGTTTCGTCCTTTAGACGTTTCGTCCTTTAGATTATACTCTATACTCCTCCCGGCATTTAGGTGATGTATTTCTATTTCAGCAATTTCATGTCGGGACTCCATCATCTATCATCTATTCTCTATCATCTATCATCCAACATCTATCATCTATTCTTCTTCATCTATCATCCAACATCTATCATCCAACAACTATCTTTGTCCTCCCATGAAAATACTTAAACAGCTCGAACACCTGGCTTCAGACCGCATTTTATTGCTGGACGGCGCCATGGGCAGTCTGATCCAGACTTTTCAACTGACTGAAAAGGATTTCAGGGGCGAACGATTTTCTGAACATCTGAGGGATGTGAAAGGAAATAATGATCTCCTCTCCATAACCCGCCCGGACGTGATTAAAAAGATCCATTTGATGTATCTCGATGCAGGATCTGACATCATCGAAACAAATACGTTTAATGCCAACGCCATCTCCCAGGCTGATTACGGAATGGAATCCCTCTCGTATGAGATGAATTTTGAATCGGCCCGGGTTGCGAAAGAAGCCGTTCAGGAATACATGTTGAAATTTCCGGGTGCGCTCAGGTTTGTAGCCGGGGCATTGGGACCAACCAACCGAACCGCGAGTTTAAGTCCCGATGTAAACCGTCCGGGATTCCGCAATGCATATTTTGACGATTTTGTAGAAGCTTATTACCAGCAAGCAAAAGGATTGATGGATGGTGGCGCAGATATTTTGCTGGTAGAGACCATTTTTGATACCTTAAATGCCAAAGCCGCACTTTATGCAATTGATCAGTTGTTTGAAGAAACAGGCAAGACTTTACCACTCATGGTTTCGGGGACCATCACCGATGCCAGCGGAAGAACATTATCGGGGCAAACTGTAGAAGCCTTTTATATTTCGGTTTCGCATCTTCCCATGTTTTCGATTGGTTTGAATTGTGCATTGGGAGCACGAGAAATGAGACCTCACCTCGAAGTGTTGAGTAAAATTGCAGATTGCAGAATCAGTGCTTATCCAAACGCCGGATTACCCAATGAACTGGGAGGCTACGATCAAACTGCTGAAGAAATGCAGGTACTCATCGCCGATTTTGCAAAAAGTGGATATGTAAATATCGTGGGAGGGTGTTGCGGAACTACCCCCGAACATATACGGAGTATGTCTCAGGCCATACACGGAATTCAACCGAGGAAAATACCCCATATCGAACCTTTGACAAGCTTATCTGGACTGGAGTCTATGGTATTCCGCCCCGACCTGAATTTTGTAAATGTGGGTGAACGGACCAACGTGACGGGATCCAAACAATTTGCCAAGCTCATCCTACAGAAGAATTTTGATGAAGCACTTCAGGTTGCGAGACAACAAGTCGAAGCCGGAGCTCAGATTATCGACGTGAACATGGATGAAGCATTGCTCAATGGAGAAGAGGCCATGTCTGAATTTTTAAATTTACTCAGCTCCGAACCCGATATCGTAAAGGTTCCGGTGATGATCGATTCTTCCAAATGGAAAGTGATTGAAGCCGGATTGAAATGTATCCAGGGAAAGTGTGTGGTCAACTCCATTTCATTAAAGGAAGGCGAACAGGCATTTTTAGAGCAGGCCAGAAAAGTTCGGCGATATGGAGCAGCGGTTGTGGTGATGGCCTTCGATGAAAATGGACAAGCTGATACCATCGGGCGTAAGTTTGAGATTTGCAAAAGAGCTTATGAGTTGCTCACTGAAAAATTACATTTTAAAGCAGAAGACATCATTTTCGATCCCAATATTTTCGCCGTTGCAACGGGAATCGAAGAGCACAATGAATATGCCATTGCTTTTATAGAAGCTACGAAACTGATTAAGAAAAACCTACCGGGTGTCAAAGTCAGCGGAGGTGTCAGCAATCTTTCCTTTTCCTACCGGGGTAACGAAGTGGTGCGCCAGGCCATGCACACCGCTTTTTTGTACCACGCCATCCAGGCAGGAATGGATATGGGTATTGTCAACGCCGGACAAATGGATGTGTACGACGAGATTCCACCCGAGTTACTGATGCGCGTGGAAGATGTATTGTTCAACAGAAGGCCGGATGCAACCGAAAGATTGACAGCGTATGCCGAACAGATAAAAAATAAAGGGAAAAAAGAAATTCAAAACGATGTACAGGAATGGAGAAAAGAAGCCGTCGAAGGCCGGCTCAGACATGCCCTGGTAAAAGGGATCACAGAATACATCCTGGAAGATGCGGAAGAAGCGCGTATTAAACTGGGCAGTCCGATCCGCGTAATCGAGGGCCCATTGATGGATGGCATGAATGAAGTGGGAGACCTATTCGGCGCAGGTAAAATGTTTTTACCCCAGGTTGTAAAAAGTGCCCGGGTCATGAAACAGGCTGTTGCATATCTCACCCCTTTTATGGAACAGGGTAAACATGCGGCTGCTCGTGCAAAAGGAAAAGTATTGCTTGCAACAGTCAAAGGCGATGTACACGATATCGGAAAAAATATTGTAGGCGTAGTACTTGCCTGCAACAACTATGAAATCATCGATCTCGGAGTGATGGTTCCCTGTGAAAAAATATTGACTAACGCTCGTTCGTTAGGTGTGGATATCATCGGCCTCAGTGGACTGATCACGCCTTCTTTGGATGAAATGGTCCATGTAGCTGAAGAAATGCAATTGGCGGGATTTGATACGCCCCTGTTGATCGGGGGTGCGACCACATCCAAGTTGCACACGGCATTGCGCATTGAGCCCCGGTATAATCAACCAGTCGTGCATGTACTCGATGCCTCCAGGGCTGTCCATGTAGTAAGTCAGTTGCTGAGCGACGACCAGGAGCAGCGAGAGTTGTATTTGAAAAACATCCGGGATGATTACGAACGCACACGCATTCAAAGATTGCAAAGACAACAGGCTAAAACATTGCTGGAATTTGACAGGGCACGAGAAAACCGGTGGACCTGCGATTGGGAAAATTACCAAGTCCCCAAACCGGTTCATTCCGGAATCCATGTTTTGGACAATATAGATTTAAATGTTCTTAAAAATTTTATCGACTGGACACCCTTTTTCCAAAGCTGGGAACTTGCAGGTAAATATCCGGCGATTTTTGAGGACCCCATCGTTGGTACAGAAGCCAAACGTTTGTTTGACGATGCCAGTGCATTGCTCGATGAAATTATTGCGCTTCAAAAAATTCAGGCGAAAGCTGTCATTGGCATATTTCCAGCAGGATCGGTGAATGAAGACATCCATGTTTTTTCTCCGGTAGTTCCCAATTCAAA
The DNA window shown above is from Saprospiraceae bacterium and carries:
- the metH gene encoding methionine synthase — its product is MKILKQLEHLASDRILLLDGAMGSLIQTFQLTEKDFRGERFSEHLRDVKGNNDLLSITRPDVIKKIHLMYLDAGSDIIETNTFNANAISQADYGMESLSYEMNFESARVAKEAVQEYMLKFPGALRFVAGALGPTNRTASLSPDVNRPGFRNAYFDDFVEAYYQQAKGLMDGGADILLVETIFDTLNAKAALYAIDQLFEETGKTLPLMVSGTITDASGRTLSGQTVEAFYISVSHLPMFSIGLNCALGAREMRPHLEVLSKIADCRISAYPNAGLPNELGGYDQTAEEMQVLIADFAKSGYVNIVGGCCGTTPEHIRSMSQAIHGIQPRKIPHIEPLTSLSGLESMVFRPDLNFVNVGERTNVTGSKQFAKLILQKNFDEALQVARQQVEAGAQIIDVNMDEALLNGEEAMSEFLNLLSSEPDIVKVPVMIDSSKWKVIEAGLKCIQGKCVVNSISLKEGEQAFLEQARKVRRYGAAVVVMAFDENGQADTIGRKFEICKRAYELLTEKLHFKAEDIIFDPNIFAVATGIEEHNEYAIAFIEATKLIKKNLPGVKVSGGVSNLSFSYRGNEVVRQAMHTAFLYHAIQAGMDMGIVNAGQMDVYDEIPPELLMRVEDVLFNRRPDATERLTAYAEQIKNKGKKEIQNDVQEWRKEAVEGRLRHALVKGITEYILEDAEEARIKLGSPIRVIEGPLMDGMNEVGDLFGAGKMFLPQVVKSARVMKQAVAYLTPFMEQGKHAAARAKGKVLLATVKGDVHDIGKNIVGVVLACNNYEIIDLGVMVPCEKILTNARSLGVDIIGLSGLITPSLDEMVHVAEEMQLAGFDTPLLIGGATTSKLHTALRIEPRYNQPVVHVLDASRAVHVVSQLLSDDQEQRELYLKNIRDDYERTRIQRLQRQQAKTLLEFDRARENRWTCDWENYQVPKPVHSGIHVLDNIDLNVLKNFIDWTPFFQSWELAGKYPAIFEDPIVGTEAKRLFDDASALLDEIIALQKIQAKAVIGIFPAGSVNEDIHVFSPVVPNSKCMVLHHLRQQVKKTEGQANLCLSDFIKPLNKVPEDFIGAFAVCAGYGVEELVAYYESKHDDYHAILVKALADRLAEAGAEYLHQQVRKVYWGYAIGEQLSNEELISEQYTGIRPAPGYPACPEHTEKLNLWKLLDVEKNIGLTLTESMAMYPTAAVSGWYFAHPESRYFPVSEIAEDQFKNYAERKGWDVKTAQKWLGTLWHS